GGGACGGCCACACACGCAAACCCCCCAAAGGTATATTTTTTACTGTAAAAAATTAGGTAATTATCCtgggaaaaaattattttaaaacagaGGGATTAGCAAAGAAATACGGTTTATCTAaagtttttcttatttttattaagaTCTGTTTGTCTTTTAATACGCAACgacatgtatttttttttcttttaaaaaaatctggCAAAAGTAAAACTGGAAAGAGTTTAATTTGTTGTTTCAAATGCTATTATTACTGGTCATCGCCGGTTCCCGGTCATCCGATGCCTACGCTACTtcgctcctttttttttttttttccttgatcATTTTCTCTCTTTCATTTTTCCTGGCTATAAATCTTCTCCGAATCTCTCCGGCactctccttccttcttcttcgccACTCCGTGCTCCCGCTGGGGTTCGCTCCATTGTCTCTCTCTTGAAAAGAGGGGCGGGACAAGGTATTTGATTTGAAGATAGTAGACTATGATCTTGTTCTCGTCGTCTGTCTTCTTTGCGCTTAAATTCGAGTTGTTTCGacgaaatcatgcttttaagaaCTCTTAGTATGAGAAGGATGAAGGCTTTGGTGGAGTTTCGTGGAATTTTGGTTGTTCTTCTGAGGAAAGTGGCCATTTTCTGTTGTCCAGCTAAAACTTTTGAGTTTTTTGGGGTTCGAAAACAGCTGAAACTTCCATTATCAAGCCCCTTTTGATTCCCTTCCGTTGGAAGTTGGCTTTTTTTTTACTTCGATTTTTCTCTTGTTTTTCCAAGATCTGGTTGAGAAAGTCTGGTTTTCTTATCTTATTGCATGATTTATGTGAGGAACGGAGGACTCATCCCTTGGATTTGTTCTTTATAGGCTTTGCTGTTGCGGGTCTGGAAGAGATTGGAGCAAAAATGAATCACTGCGCGATGCAACAGCAGAACGCCTTTATCGCCTGCGAAGAGATCCGGCCCCCCTTCGCCGTCGCCGAGAGGAAGCCGCCTGTCCTCTGTCCCAAGCCTCGGCGAGTAAGCCCGTTCGCTTCCGTTGTAGATCCGGTCAGACCTCTTCGATGGCACACAAGGTATCCATCTCGTCTTGAAATCTATGTATGTTCTACTTGACGAATCTCTCGTTCTTGCTTGCTCCAATCTTTCTAACTTTTCCCCCCGTTTGTTCAGTCATCAGTTGGATTTATCTGATTCGAAGGCCGGGGCAGACCTCCTTGACATATTTCTTTCAAAGGTaagatttttctttctttttatcaGTTTATGTGATGAATCGATCGATTACCCAGAGAAAATATCTAAATTTCTCGGGCGCTATTTGATTGCAGGGAGCAGAACAGAATCAAGATTCTTTTTCACCGCCCTTCTTCTGTGGCTCGCCGCCTAGTCGTGCGGCGAATCCAGTAGTCCACGACGCTCGCTTCGGCGAGGACCGCCCACCGGCGCCTTTCGCCCCTTCACCACTAACCCAATCCGGCCCGCCGGCGTCCCCAAAGCAAGGCTGCGCCCATGCTAAGTTTGGCCTGGTCCCGGCAGCCGTGCGCGTCGAGGGTTTTGACTGCCTTAACCGCGGCCGCCGGAGCTGCAGCGGCATCACTGCCGTGGCCTAAACCGGCCCCTTCTTCCAGCGCGCTCTCGTCACCGTTTTGGAGCGCTGCGGTAGGAAGAGTTGGGGACAAAAACAGAGGAAACAAAAATTAACATCAACAAATTAAAAATCCAAAAACTAGGCGAAGTTAGCAACAGAGAAGGGGAAGAGAattaagttaaaaagaaaatggagCTCTTAGGTATTTTGCGAGGCCTTTCAGCTTTTTCTTTCCAATTGTACATTTTTCTGGTACCAATCTGTCTGTTTGTAATTTAAGCTTCATGTAGATACAAAATAAGGGAGGTGAGGGGGAGAGGAAGAATTCAAATCTCTTGTCTTTTTTAtgtgtttgattttgatccatgAATTAGATTTGAGCCATTGTTCTTAGGAGATGTGACTCTAAAGGAAGACTATAGTTTTGAGCTCAAATGTCCTGGGTCTTCTTGTTCAGTCAGTTCCAAAATTGTTATTGTAAAAAAGTTAGGTTgtcatctcttttgagtcctcaTTTGTGTAAATATTCAATTTGTATATACTCTCTTGGAAATGTTGTTGCTGTACGGTTGTTTAAACTATGCTGTCtgcttaatttaaatatttagtaAAGAGTTAAACTGTAATGTGTCCTAAATTTTAATGCTTCTACCCGTTTTATTGcacttcaaaatcaatttaaattatttttttcttacttaaattgAATAAAAGACATTTCAGTTTCTGAAAATTAACTGAATGAAGTTAGATACTTTAGTATGGTCTTCACATCTACGAAGAACATTCAAGTATATGTAatgataaaattataaaaattaaacaaatcaatCTTCTTAACATACACAATGTTCCGGAATTGAAACGTGGATATGCTCCTCTTAAATAATCCATTGACTTTTTATTTGTGACACCTCAAAatcaaaaaatctaaacaaatatCTTTAATCAATAATGGCTTGTTCTATCACCACACTCACTCAGCCAAGATACTTACAGACGTAATTAAGCCGGTAGAAGTGGCGATTGCTGAagtatttcaattttttaaaaaattatgatctGGGTTTGTCTCTGCGTTTCTTTTTACCTATTCCAAAATGGTCTCAGCGACTAGAGGCGgaaatcataaagaaaaccaaGATTCACATGTATAAAAagcacacataaaaaaaaaactcatttttcATGCATTTT
This region of Zingiber officinale cultivar Zhangliang chromosome 9A, Zo_v1.1, whole genome shotgun sequence genomic DNA includes:
- the LOC122020996 gene encoding uncharacterized protein LOC122020996 — translated: MNHCAMQQQNAFIACEEIRPPFAVAERKPPVLCPKPRRVSPFASVVDPVRPLRWHTSHQLDLSDSKAGADLLDIFLSKGAEQNQDSFSPPFFCGSPPSRAANPVVHDARFGEDRPPAPFAPSPLTQSGPPASPKQGCAHAKFGLVPAAVRVEGFDCLNRGRRSCSGITAVA